The genomic interval CCCGACGAGGTCGGAGTGGTCGTGCCCGTCGTCTGTGGGCTCACCGTCGTCTTCGACGGGCGGAGGGACATGGAGGGGATCGTCGTCGATGCGTGGCTCGGCCATGGAACGGCGTGCAGCTTACGCCCGAAACCGCCCCCGACCGAAGCCCGACCGCCCGAAACACCTCGACCTCGAAAATACACGTACTTTCATACACTTCCAAACACCTTCCCAGGCCCGCCCGGCCGAAGGTACGTTGGGCGGAGATGCGACTCCTCGTCCTCTCGCGCAACTCGGCGCTCTACTCCACGAGCCGCCTCGTGCTCGCGGCCCGCGCCCGCGGCCATCATGTGAGCGTGGCCGACCCGCTCGACTTCCAGATCGCCATCTCGCGCGGCAAGCCCGAGATGTTCCTCGGCAAGAGGCCCATCCCCGACGCCGACATGGTCATCCCGCGCATCGGAGCCTCGATCACGAACTATGGCCTCGCCGTCGTGCGGCAGTTCGACATGATGGGCATCCCCGTCCTCAACACGGCCGTCGCGATCGCGCGGTCGCGCGACAAGCTCCGGAGCATGCAGCTCTTGACCCGAAAGGACATCGACGTCCCGAAGACGGTCTGCGCGCGTTCGCCCGAGTCCGTGGAGCGCGCCCTCCAATTCATCGGCGGGGCACCCGCGATCGTGAAGCTCCAACAAGGCGCGCAGGGCATCGGCACCATGATCGCCGAGACCCCGGCCGCGGTCACGTCTCTCCTCGAGACGCTGTGGGCCATGGGACAAGACATCATCTTGCAGGAGTACATCGCCGAGTCGAAGGGGCGCGACTACCGCGCTATCGTCGTCGGCGGGAAGGTCGTCGCCGCGATGCGCCGGCAGGCGAAGAAGGGCGAATTTCGCTCGAACCTCCACCGCGGAGGCGCGGGCGTTCGTGTCGATCTGCCGGACGCCTACCGACGCGCCGCGATCGACGCCGCCCGCGTGATGGGACTCGAGGTCGCGGGCGTCGACATGCTCGAAGGCCGCGACGGTCCCAAGATCCTGGAGATCAACAGCTCGCCGGGGCTCGAGGGCATCGAGCGCACGAGCGGGATCGACGTCGCGAGCACGATCGTCGCGCACGCCGAGAAGGTCGCTCGACGAAGGCACAAGGCGCACGACTCGGGGCTCGACGGGGAGCGGCGCAAGCGGCGCATTCGCCGCACCGACGGCGACTCGAAGGCCCAGCTCCGAACCTCGCGCACACGGAAAAAGGCAGGGTGATCCGCGAGCAACGGGAGGGCACGGGCGGGCGCGTGCTCGTCCTCACGATCGACCGCCCCGCGTCTCGAAACGCGCTCGACGGCACGACCATTCGCGAGCTCTCCGCGAGGTTCGGCGCGCTCCCGGACGACGTACGCGCCGTGGTCCTCACCGGCGCGTCGGGCACGTTCGTCTCGGGTGGCGATCTGCGAGAGCTCTCCGAGGTCTCCGATCTGGCGTCGACCGAGGCGTTCTGCGACCTCGGTAGGCAGATGTGCGACGCGATCGAGGACGCGAGGGTCCCGGTGCTCGCGGCCATCGAAGGTTTCGCCCTGGGAGGGGGCGCGGAGCTCGCGTGCGCCTGCGATCTGCGCGTCGTCGCGAGCGACGCGACGCTCGGGTTCTTCCAGGCCAAGATGGCCGTGACGACCGCGTGGGGGACCTTCGCCCGCCTCGTGGCGTACGTCGGAGTAGGCCGCGCGACCGACCTCCTCTACCGCGCGCACGCCTTGTCCGGGCTCGAAGCGCGGGCGCTGGGGCTCGTCGAGCACGTGACGGCGACCGGAGAGGCGCGCGCCACGGCCATCGCGATGGCCGACGAGCTTTCGCGGGGTGCGCGGGCCGCCCTCGCCGGGACCAAGGAGCTCGCCACGCGTGCCAAGCGCTCGGCCGAGCTGCGCGACCTCGAGCGCCGCCGCTTCGTCGAGACGTGGCTCTCCGCCGACCACCGCGAGGCCGTGGCGGCGTTCCTCGAGAAGCGCGCGCCCCGCTTCGCCCCCTGACGTCGGCGTCGCGCACCGAACGGCCGCGCGTCCCGTGGGCTCGTATAGGGCGCGGATTTCGCGTATACGAGGGCCACCGTGTCGCGTACGCCGTCCCTGCCCGCCCTCGTCGCTCTCGTCGCCCTCGCCGCCCTCGCCTCCCAAGAGGCGTGCGCGAACCCACCCGCGCCGAGCGGACATGCCCCACCTGTCGCCTCGAGCGGCTCGGACGCGGCCGAACCGGCGCCTCGAGCCACTGACGCCGCCAGTCCGGTCGACGCGTCGGCCGACGCCGCGACCGACGCCGCGAAGACGACCGAGACCGCTCCGGTCGAGCCCGCGCCCGGAGGCGCCGACTTCACCCCGCAGGCGCTCGCGATCTTCAAGGCGGCCGCGTGCGGCGGGGACCACGCCCCGCCCGCGTCCCTGCCGGCGACCCTCACCGACGCCCACTGCAAGGAGCTCTCGGCATCCTATGCAGAATACAAGAAGACGTGGCTCGACGTCGCAGGTCCCTTCCTCGCGAAGCTTCGACCCGCGAACCTACCGGAGACGGTCGTCTACCCGTTCGGTGGGGGAGATCTGGTATCGGCGCTCGCCACGTACCCCGACCTGCGCGAGATCACCACGATCTCGCTCGAGCCCGCCGCCGACCCACGAGGCATCGACGGGGCGAACGCGACGCAGCTCACGCGGGCGCTTCGCGACATTCGCGCCCACCTCGGCAAGCTCTTTCTCAAGGCGCACAGCCGCACCGACAACCTCGATCTCGAGTCGAAGGGCGTGCTCCCCGGCGAGATCGTGTTCTCCATGGCGGCGCTCGTCGTGCACGGTTTCGAGCCCGTGTCGCTCCGCTATTTCCGCTTCGCGGACGACGGAAAAATCGTCTACGTGACCGACGACGACCTCAAGGCCGCAGGCGACAAGAAGGCGCAGAAGAGCCTCTTCCAGAACGCGGAGCTCCGCTTCAAGCGGCCCGGGGAGGCGAAGGTGCGCACCCTCCGCCACGTCGGCTACGACCTGTCGGACGCGAACCTGAAGCTGCGCCCGCAGGTCATGAAGCACCTCGAGTCGAAGGGCAAGGTCTCGGCCATGACGAAGGCCGCGAGCCACCTCCTCTGGGACGACGGCTTCTCGACGATGCGCGAGTATCTCCTCACGCACATGGAGTGGATGATCTCGGACACGACGGGCATCCCCCCGCGGCGCATCAAGGGGCGCGGCTTCGTGCACGAGGTCTACGGCATGTACGAGTGGCCCGAGCCCTTCGGGAGCGTCAACAACCGCGACGCGAGCGATTTCAAGGAGCTCTTCAAGGGCAAAGATCCGATCCCGTTCCGCTACGGCTACCCCGACAACCGCTCGCACGGCCACATCGTGGTCACGAAGAAGGCGCCGTGAGCGACGCGATGCCTGGCCTCCGCAGGCGCTTCGGGGACTACGGCGGTCGCTACGTCGCAGAGACGCTCCACGAGGCCCTCGACGAGCTCGAGGCGGCGTTCGTGACCATCGTCCCTTCCGAGGCGTTCCGGACCGAGCTCGATCGGCTGCTGCGGACGTACGTCGGTCGCCCGACGCCGCTCTTCCGGGCCGACCGTCTCGCGCGCGCCATCGATCCGAAAAACGAAACCATTTCAGCACTTTACCTCAAGCGAGAGGACCTCGCTCACACCGGCGCGCACAAAATCAACAACGCGATCGCGCAGGTGCTCCTCGCGCGCACGATGGGCAAGACGCGCATCATCGCGGAGACGGGCGCGGGCCAACATGGTGTCGCCACGGCCACCGCCGCGGCGCTCTTCGGTCTGCCGTGCGAGGTGTTCATGGGCGCCGAGGACATCGCGCGGCAGGCCCCGAACGTAGGCAGGATGAGGCTCCTCGGCGCCGCCGTGAGGCCCGTGACGTCGGGCTCGCGGACGCTGAAGGACGCGATGAACGAGGCGCTCCGCGACTGGGTGACACACGTACGGACCACCCACTACTGCGTCGGCAGCGCCGCGGGGCCTCACCCCTACCCCGAGCTCGTCGCGCAGTTCCAGACGGTCATCGGCGAAGAGGCGCGCGCGCAGATGCTCGAGGTCGAAGGCGCGCTCCCCGACGCGGCGATCGCGTGCGTCGGGGGCGGCTCGAACGCGATCGGGCTCTTTCGCGGCTTCCTCGCCGACCCGTCGGTCGCGCTCTACGGCGTCGAAGCCGCAGGGGCCGGGCTCGACACGGAGCGGCACGCGGCCACGCTCACGCGCGGGCGCAAGGGCGTCCTCCACGGCGCGAAGACCCTCGTGCTCGCTGACGACGGCGGCCAGATCCTCGAGGCGCACAGCGTGAGCGCCGGCCTCGACTACCCGGGCGTCGGCCCGGAGCACGCGCACCTTCGGGACACGGGGCGCGCCACGTACCTGACCACGACCGACGGCGAGGCGCTCGCCGAGACGCGTCGGCTCGCTCGGACCGAGGGCCTGCTCGTCGCCCTCGAGACCGCCCACGCGTTCGCTCGGGTCGAGGAGATCTCCCGACGCGAGGCGCGCACGCGAGGGAGACCCGTCACGCTCCTCGTGTGCCTCTCGGGGCGCGGCGACAAGGACCTCGCGACGACCCTGCCTGCCCTCGAAGCCGCGGAGACCCCATGAGCACCGCTCGGATCGCGGGCGCCTTCGAGCGCCGACGCGCG from Myxococcales bacterium carries:
- a CDS encoding enoyl-CoA hydratase/isomerase family protein, which produces MIREQREGTGGRVLVLTIDRPASRNALDGTTIRELSARFGALPDDVRAVVLTGASGTFVSGGDLRELSEVSDLASTEAFCDLGRQMCDAIEDARVPVLAAIEGFALGGGAELACACDLRVVASDATLGFFQAKMAVTTAWGTFARLVAYVGVGRATDLLYRAHALSGLEARALGLVEHVTATGEARATAIAMADELSRGARAALAGTKELATRAKRSAELRDLERRRFVETWLSADHREAVAAFLEKRAPRFAP
- the trpB gene encoding tryptophan synthase subunit beta, whose protein sequence is MPGLRRRFGDYGGRYVAETLHEALDELEAAFVTIVPSEAFRTELDRLLRTYVGRPTPLFRADRLARAIDPKNETISALYLKREDLAHTGAHKINNAIAQVLLARTMGKTRIIAETGAGQHGVATATAAALFGLPCEVFMGAEDIARQAPNVGRMRLLGAAVRPVTSGSRTLKDAMNEALRDWVTHVRTTHYCVGSAAGPHPYPELVAQFQTVIGEEARAQMLEVEGALPDAAIACVGGGSNAIGLFRGFLADPSVALYGVEAAGAGLDTERHAATLTRGRKGVLHGAKTLVLADDGGQILEAHSVSAGLDYPGVGPEHAHLRDTGRATYLTTTDGEALAETRRLARTEGLLVALETAHAFARVEEISRREARTRGRPVTLLVCLSGRGDKDLATTLPALEAAETP
- a CDS encoding RimK family alpha-L-glutamate ligase, which encodes MRLLVLSRNSALYSTSRLVLAARARGHHVSVADPLDFQIAISRGKPEMFLGKRPIPDADMVIPRIGASITNYGLAVVRQFDMMGIPVLNTAVAIARSRDKLRSMQLLTRKDIDVPKTVCARSPESVERALQFIGGAPAIVKLQQGAQGIGTMIAETPAAVTSLLETLWAMGQDIILQEYIAESKGRDYRAIVVGGKVVAAMRRQAKKGEFRSNLHRGGAGVRVDLPDAYRRAAIDAARVMGLEVAGVDMLEGRDGPKILEINSSPGLEGIERTSGIDVASTIVAHAEKVARRRHKAHDSGLDGERRKRRIRRTDGDSKAQLRTSRTRKKAG